From a region of the Bacteroidales bacterium genome:
- a CDS encoding DUF2062 domain-containing protein, translating to MPLLQNQFDTLKCCVLIPTYNNAGKLSAVLDDILNYTLSIVVINDGSTDNTAEILNKYSQLTVVSFPTNKGKGKAMLAGMAKAEEMGFKYAISIDSDGQHLAKDLHLFLEKLEQESDIMLVGARNMESDGIPEGSSFGHKFSNFWYKLETGNALPDTQSGYRLYPLKEINSMRFYTSRYEFEIESLVRLSWAGVKIDSVPIEVLYPEDRITHFRKFWDFFRISILNTILVIIALLWIKPRDLFRSIKKGDTKKILKEQILRTQDSNLKMAVAIGFGIFMGIFPVWGFQMLLAVFLASIFRLNKVIVLVAANISIPPVIPILLYLSFITGGLLLNQSSHINFSPQFDFDNVKNDLFQYYLGAVVFAGIAGVLSGVVSYFLLIAFRKEINTELPSGESK from the coding sequence ATGCCGCTATTACAGAATCAGTTTGATACTCTTAAATGTTGTGTGCTTATTCCAACCTACAACAATGCCGGCAAATTGTCTGCTGTTTTAGATGATATTTTGAATTATACACTATCGATAGTTGTAATAAATGATGGTTCTACAGATAATACAGCCGAGATTTTAAATAAATATTCCCAATTAACAGTCGTCAGTTTTCCTACAAATAAAGGGAAAGGAAAAGCTATGCTTGCAGGTATGGCTAAAGCCGAAGAGATGGGGTTTAAATATGCTATAAGTATTGATTCTGATGGACAGCATTTGGCAAAAGACTTACATCTGTTTTTAGAAAAACTTGAGCAAGAATCCGATATAATGCTTGTTGGCGCTAGAAATATGGAATCAGATGGAATACCGGAAGGAAGTAGTTTTGGTCATAAGTTTTCTAATTTTTGGTATAAGTTAGAAACCGGTAATGCTTTGCCTGATACTCAATCCGGATATAGGTTATATCCTTTGAAAGAAATAAATTCCATGCGTTTTTATACTTCTCGCTATGAGTTTGAGATTGAAAGTTTGGTTAGACTTTCTTGGGCGGGAGTGAAGATAGATAGTGTTCCTATTGAAGTTCTTTATCCGGAAGATAGAATTACTCATTTTCGGAAATTTTGGGATTTTTTCAGAATAAGTATTCTCAATACTATTCTTGTTATTATTGCTCTTTTATGGATAAAACCACGCGATTTATTTCGAAGTATTAAAAAAGGAGATACGAAAAAAATCCTTAAAGAGCAGATTTTGCGGACTCAAGATAGTAACCTTAAAATGGCTGTTGCTATTGGCTTCGGTATTTTTATGGGTATTTTTCCCGTTTGGGGGTTTCAAATGTTATTGGCTGTATTTTTGGCTTCAATATTTCGTTTAAATAAAGTAATTGTTTTGGTAGCTGCAAATATTAGTATACCGCCGGTAATTCCTATATTGCTTTACCTTAGTTTTATAACGGGTGGATTGCTTTTAAATCAATCATCTCATATAAATTTTAGTCCGCAGTTCGACTTTGATAATGTTAAGAATGATCTGTTTCAATATTATCTTGGAGCTGTAGTTTTTGCAGGAATTGCAGGTGTATTGAGCGGAGTTGTTAGTTACTTTTTATTGATAGCTTTTAGGAAGGAAATAAATACAGAATTACCCTCAGGGGAAAGTAAATAA